A single genomic interval of Caballeronia sp. NK8 harbors:
- a CDS encoding class II aldolase/adducin family protein: MTLDEAKQKLIDAGRILEAEGQGDLTRGHISVRVPGDPTHFLMKPHSHGFDEITEDNIVVCNLEGEKVSGGGRRHSEVFIHSEIFRLRPDVTSVIHAHPTHAVALSATGQPLEMISQPSVHFADGLPYYTDTMNLIRTQDMGAGVARALGPNKAVLMRNHGVAVVGRSIEESVVLSLLLDNACRIQLLTKAAGGVAETFSPEDVERLHDAVTRAEQFAVNFEFLRRKVNRNLVHSLV; the protein is encoded by the coding sequence ATGACTCTGGACGAAGCGAAGCAAAAACTGATCGACGCAGGGCGCATTCTCGAAGCGGAAGGACAGGGCGATCTCACGCGCGGGCATATTTCGGTGCGCGTGCCGGGCGACCCCACCCATTTCCTGATGAAGCCGCATAGCCACGGCTTCGACGAGATCACCGAGGACAACATCGTCGTCTGCAATCTCGAAGGCGAGAAGGTGAGCGGCGGCGGGCGTCGTCATAGCGAGGTCTTCATCCACTCGGAAATCTTCAGGTTGCGCCCCGATGTGACGAGCGTGATTCACGCGCACCCGACTCATGCGGTCGCGCTCTCGGCCACGGGCCAGCCACTCGAAATGATCAGCCAGCCGAGCGTGCATTTCGCGGACGGCCTGCCGTACTACACCGACACGATGAATCTCATCCGCACCCAGGACATGGGCGCGGGCGTCGCGCGCGCGCTCGGGCCGAACAAGGCCGTGCTGATGCGCAATCACGGCGTCGCGGTGGTGGGGCGCTCGATCGAGGAATCGGTGGTGCTGTCGCTGCTTCTGGACAACGCATGCCGTATTCAATTGCTGACCAAAGCGGCAGGCGGCGTCGCCGAAACCTTCTCGCCGGAAGACGTGGAACGCCTGCACGACGCCGTGACGCGCGCCGAGCAGTTCGCCGTCAACTTCGAGTTCCTGCGCCGCAAGGTCAATCGCAACCTGGTGCACTCGCTGGTTTAA
- a CDS encoding ABC transporter substrate-binding protein, translating to MGKLRLSVAMGDYDRTRPLLDGQVQIDGAEPAFMTLSPEEMFFRAFRHEEFDISELSFSSYAVKTADGSCPYVAIPVFLSRAFRHTSIYVRTDRIQRPEDLKGKRIGLPEYQLTANVWARAVLEDDFGVKPSDVKWVRGGIDEPGRPEKIKLDLPSDIRLEAASESDTISAMLDRGDIDGFMAPRPPGCAATNPNVGWLFRDPTAAAKDYYRRTRVFPIMHVVGIRKTLVEQHPWLPAAVLKAFTEAKRVALARLSDTSATKVTLPFVEEQLKAARELMGDDHWSYGIEANRDTLETFLRHHHSQGLSKRRLSIEDVFHPATFETARI from the coding sequence ATCGGAAAACTCAGACTCTCCGTCGCGATGGGCGACTACGACAGAACGCGCCCGTTGCTCGACGGTCAGGTGCAGATCGACGGCGCTGAACCCGCATTCATGACGCTCTCGCCCGAAGAGATGTTCTTTCGCGCGTTCCGCCATGAAGAGTTCGATATCAGCGAACTGTCATTCTCCAGTTACGCAGTGAAGACCGCGGATGGTTCGTGTCCTTACGTCGCCATTCCCGTGTTTCTTTCGCGGGCCTTTCGCCACACGTCCATCTATGTGCGTACCGATCGCATCCAGCGGCCCGAGGATCTGAAGGGCAAGCGCATCGGCCTGCCTGAATATCAACTGACCGCGAACGTGTGGGCGCGCGCGGTGCTGGAAGATGACTTCGGCGTGAAGCCGAGCGATGTGAAGTGGGTGCGCGGCGGCATCGACGAGCCGGGGCGCCCCGAGAAGATCAAGCTCGATCTGCCGTCCGATATCCGTCTCGAAGCCGCGTCCGAAAGCGACACGATTTCGGCGATGCTCGATCGCGGCGATATCGATGGCTTCATGGCGCCGCGTCCGCCCGGTTGCGCGGCGACGAACCCGAACGTCGGCTGGCTGTTTCGCGATCCGACCGCGGCAGCGAAGGACTATTACCGTCGCACGCGCGTGTTCCCGATCATGCATGTGGTGGGCATACGCAAGACGCTGGTCGAGCAGCATCCGTGGTTGCCGGCCGCCGTGCTCAAGGCATTCACCGAAGCGAAGCGCGTGGCGCTCGCGCGGCTATCGGATACATCGGCGACGAAGGTCACGCTGCCTTTCGTCGAAGAGCAGTTGAAAGCCGCGCGCGAATTGATGGGCGACGATCACTGGTCCTATGGCATCGAGGCGAATCGCGATACGCTCGAAACCTTCCTGCGCCATCATCATTCGCAAGGGCTATCGAAACGCCGCCTGAGTATCGAGGATGTCTTTCATCCGGCCACGTTCGAAACCGCCAGGATCTAG
- a CDS encoding tripartite tricarboxylate transporter substrate binding protein: MNDRLSQSKARQMIARATTSVLAATLLCAPLATRAAAEPVADFYNGRNVTMTIGYSVGGGYDTYARLLGKYIGNFLPGKPTITPQSMPGAGSLKAVNYLYGIAPKDGATFGTFGRTMPEEPLLGEAKFDARKLTWLGSITSDVSLCVTWNTSPVKTFKDLVDKEARMGGQGAGSDPDVIASTIKNLFNSKLKLVTGYPGSNETALAMERGEIDGECGVSWSTIQTRHPDWISGKKINILVQVALEKHPELPDVPLLLDLAPNDQTRQVLKVIVASQVFARPFAAPPGIPPERTAALRQAFEQTLKDPQFLAEAKRMGLEVRPVSWQRMDQLLDELYKTPPDVLSKAKAAVGGRY, translated from the coding sequence ATGAACGATCGACTCTCGCAGTCAAAGGCTCGGCAGATGATTGCGCGCGCAACTACCTCAGTGCTCGCGGCAACGCTCCTCTGCGCGCCGCTTGCGACCCGCGCGGCGGCCGAACCCGTGGCGGACTTCTACAACGGCCGCAATGTCACGATGACGATCGGCTATTCCGTCGGCGGCGGCTACGATACCTATGCGCGCCTGCTCGGCAAATACATCGGCAATTTCCTGCCGGGCAAGCCGACGATCACGCCGCAAAGTATGCCCGGCGCGGGCAGCCTGAAAGCGGTGAATTATCTCTATGGCATCGCGCCGAAGGACGGCGCGACCTTCGGCACCTTCGGCCGCACGATGCCCGAAGAGCCGCTTCTGGGCGAAGCGAAGTTCGATGCGCGCAAGCTCACCTGGCTTGGCAGCATCACGAGCGATGTCAGCTTGTGCGTGACGTGGAATACCTCGCCGGTGAAGACCTTCAAGGATCTCGTCGACAAGGAAGCGCGCATGGGCGGGCAGGGCGCGGGCTCGGACCCCGACGTGATCGCATCGACGATCAAGAATCTCTTCAATTCGAAACTGAAGCTCGTCACCGGTTATCCGGGCAGCAACGAAACCGCGCTCGCGATGGAGCGTGGCGAGATCGACGGCGAATGCGGCGTGTCGTGGAGCACGATTCAGACGCGCCATCCCGACTGGATCTCGGGCAAGAAGATCAACATTCTCGTACAGGTCGCGCTGGAGAAGCATCCCGAGTTGCCCGACGTGCCGCTTTTGCTCGACCTCGCGCCGAACGATCAGACGCGTCAGGTCTTGAAGGTGATTGTCGCGAGCCAGGTGTTCGCGCGTCCGTTCGCGGCGCCGCCGGGCATTCCGCCGGAGCGCACGGCCGCATTGCGTCAGGCGTTCGAGCAGACGCTGAAAGACCCGCAGTTTCTCGCCGAAGCCAAGCGCATGGGCCTCGAAGTGCGGCCCGTATCGTGGCAGCGCATGGACCAGTTGCTCGACGAGCTTTACAAGACCCCGCCCGATGTGCTTTCCAAAGCGAAAGCCGCGGTGGGCGGGCGCTACTAG
- a CDS encoding tripartite tricarboxylate transporter permease, producing MLDAALHALTLILDPLRLGIMLGGVLLGLALGVVPGLGGIVGLALLIPFTYHLDGYTAFALLLGMAAVTTVSDFIPAVLFGVPGTVGAAATVLDGHPLAKQGHARRAFGAGYAASLAGGIFGALLLALAIPVLRLIVLYIGSAELLAMCIFGLSMVATLSGKAPMKGLAVASFGLMLSLIGSDPQTGTLRWTFGTLYLWDHLPIVPVTLGIFALPELADMAIERTGIVRERAQPGVRASTQWDGVKDAARHWWLILRCSGLGALLGAVPGIGSAVIDWMAYGHAIRTEKNPENFGKGDIRGVIASESSNNAKEGGHLIPTVAFGMPAGASMALLLSAFIMHGFTPGPEMLTKHLDVTYTIIWTLTISHIMGAVICLSSSSVFSRLATVRVGILIPLVVAIVYLGAFNASQSWGDLCALVLFGAIGWIMKRLNWPRPPLILGLVLGSIFERYYFISHEIYGMGLFARPVVISILLAALWVVLGPTIKGLRKTLRARSQSSSRVAAPSFRLRLRGFDWQIVFTLALTALVIVAMTFASDWAFAARLMPMTSACAALVFCGIVLIEQLFTRETSTAEVKASSSFDTSAPMGELALAGAGAHFSEPRASVDAQTNNLAKANANAAASVSIGTHGDPSLHDGLASALDTRTLYTRGVRFFASIAGALAAAAVIGLLPALLIFMLLVARFEFGERWRTSVVLSVAMTVALWLVFGRIFSTPWPQSLIGDWLPALRQLGGLV from the coding sequence ATGCTCGATGCCGCTCTCCATGCGCTGACCCTGATCCTCGATCCGCTGCGTCTCGGGATCATGCTGGGCGGCGTGCTGCTCGGACTCGCGCTCGGCGTCGTGCCGGGCCTGGGCGGCATCGTCGGGCTTGCGCTGCTCATTCCGTTCACCTATCACCTCGACGGCTACACGGCCTTCGCGCTCCTGCTCGGCATGGCCGCGGTGACGACGGTGTCCGACTTCATCCCCGCCGTGCTGTTCGGCGTGCCCGGCACCGTGGGCGCGGCGGCCACGGTCCTGGACGGCCATCCGCTCGCGAAACAGGGCCACGCGCGGCGGGCGTTCGGCGCGGGTTACGCGGCTTCGCTCGCGGGCGGCATCTTCGGCGCGCTGCTGCTCGCGCTCGCGATTCCGGTATTGCGCCTGATCGTGCTGTATATCGGCTCGGCTGAATTGCTCGCGATGTGCATCTTCGGTCTTTCGATGGTCGCGACGCTCTCGGGCAAGGCGCCGATGAAAGGTCTCGCCGTGGCCTCGTTCGGCCTGATGCTTTCGCTGATCGGCTCCGATCCGCAAACGGGCACGCTGCGCTGGACGTTTGGCACTTTGTATTTATGGGACCATCTGCCGATCGTGCCGGTCACGCTCGGCATCTTCGCGCTGCCCGAACTCGCCGATATGGCGATCGAGCGCACCGGCATCGTGCGCGAGCGTGCGCAACCCGGCGTGCGGGCGAGCACGCAATGGGACGGCGTGAAGGACGCCGCGCGTCACTGGTGGCTCATCCTGCGCTGCAGCGGCCTCGGCGCGCTGCTTGGGGCGGTGCCGGGCATCGGCTCGGCGGTGATCGACTGGATGGCGTACGGCCACGCCATCCGCACCGAGAAGAACCCGGAGAACTTCGGCAAGGGCGATATCCGCGGCGTGATCGCATCGGAAAGCTCGAACAACGCGAAGGAGGGCGGCCACCTGATTCCGACCGTCGCGTTCGGCATGCCGGCGGGCGCATCGATGGCGCTGCTGCTGAGTGCATTCATCATGCACGGCTTCACGCCCGGCCCGGAGATGCTGACCAAGCATCTCGACGTGACGTACACGATCATCTGGACGCTGACGATCTCGCACATCATGGGCGCGGTGATCTGTCTTTCGAGCAGCAGCGTGTTCTCGCGTCTTGCGACGGTGCGCGTCGGCATCCTGATTCCACTCGTTGTCGCGATCGTCTATCTCGGTGCGTTCAATGCGAGCCAGAGTTGGGGCGACCTGTGCGCGCTCGTGCTGTTCGGCGCGATCGGCTGGATCATGAAGCGGCTGAACTGGCCGCGTCCGCCGCTGATTCTCGGGCTCGTGCTCGGCAGCATCTTCGAGCGTTATTACTTCATCTCGCACGAGATCTACGGCATGGGGCTGTTCGCGCGGCCGGTTGTCATCTCGATCCTGCTCGCCGCGTTGTGGGTCGTGCTCGGCCCGACGATCAAGGGCCTGCGCAAGACCTTGCGTGCGCGCTCGCAATCATCTTCGCGCGTCGCAGCGCCTTCGTTCAGGCTGCGTCTGCGCGGCTTCGACTGGCAGATCGTCTTCACGCTCGCGCTGACGGCGCTCGTGATCGTCGCGATGACGTTCGCCAGCGACTGGGCCTTCGCCGCGCGCCTGATGCCGATGACCAGCGCATGCGCCGCGCTCGTGTTCTGCGGCATCGTGCTGATCGAGCAGCTGTTCACACGCGAAACGAGCACGGCCGAAGTGAAAGCATCTTCATCGTTCGATACGTCCGCGCCGATGGGCGAACTCGCGCTGGCCGGCGCAGGAGCGCATTTCAGCGAACCGCGCGCAAGCGTGGACGCGCAAACCAACAACCTTGCCAAGGCCAATGCGAACGCGGCCGCGAGCGTGAGCATCGGAACACACGGCGATCCATCGTTGCACGATGGCCTCGCATCGGCGCTCGATACACGGACGCTCTACACACGCGGCGTGCGCTTCTTCGCATCGATCGCGGGTGCGCTCGCGGCGGCGGCGGTCATAGGCTTGCTGCCCGCATTGCTGATCTTCATGCTGCTCGTCGCGCGGTTCGAGTTCGGCGAACGCTGGCGCACGTCGGTCGTGCTTTCCGTTGCGATGACAGTCGCGTTATGGCTCGTATTCGGCCGCATTTTCTCGACGCCGTGGCCGCAATCGCTCATCGGCGACTGGCTTCCGGCGCTGCGTCAGCTCGGCGGTCTCGTCTGA